One stretch of Planococcus sp. PAMC 21323 DNA includes these proteins:
- a CDS encoding glycerophosphodiester phosphodiesterase — MMFSLVVLGNSKVVRGKLKDRDSKSNRLWNIAHRGASGHAPEHTMPAYRLGKEMNGDFIEIDLQMTKDGVLIVMHDEKIDRTTNGSGYVKDLTLAEIKKLDAGSWFNRAYPEKAQSLYEGLQVLTLEEVIETFGQGSHYYIETKAPEIYPGMEKELVRLLKKHKLTNQNAKVVIQSFSQDSLLKMNKLAPEIPLVQLISYSKPAVITHDELDKIKDYAIGVGINYRKIDRNFVEQVQSHGLLIHLYTVNKRADMERLIEWGVNGMFTNYPDVLEMVLKNQ; from the coding sequence ATGATGTTCAGTTTAGTTGTCTTGGGGAACTCAAAAGTGGTGCGTGGGAAATTGAAAGATAGGGATAGTAAATCTAATCGTTTGTGGAATATTGCACATCGTGGAGCATCTGGACATGCACCTGAACATACAATGCCGGCTTATCGATTAGGTAAAGAAATGAATGGCGATTTTATAGAAATTGATTTGCAAATGACAAAAGACGGAGTTTTAATCGTAATGCACGACGAAAAAATAGATCGAACTACTAACGGCTCAGGTTACGTGAAAGATCTGACACTCGCGGAGATCAAAAAATTAGATGCCGGCTCTTGGTTTAACCGAGCGTATCCTGAAAAAGCACAATCACTGTATGAAGGGTTGCAGGTACTAACTCTCGAAGAAGTGATTGAAACATTTGGCCAAGGTTCCCACTATTACATTGAAACCAAAGCGCCGGAAATTTATCCAGGTATGGAGAAGGAACTCGTAAGGTTATTGAAAAAGCATAAGTTGACTAATCAAAATGCTAAAGTGGTCATACAGTCTTTTAGTCAAGACAGCTTACTAAAAATGAACAAACTAGCCCCAGAAATCCCATTAGTTCAACTGATTTCTTATTCAAAACCAGCAGTAATAACGCATGATGAACTAGATAAGATTAAAGATTATGCTATTGGTGTAGGAATAAACTATAGGAAAATAGACAGGAATTTCGTCGAGCAAGTGCAAAGTCATGGACTATTAATCCATCTTTACACTGTCAATAAACGTGCGGATATGGAACGCTTAATCGAGTGGGGCGTCAATGGGATGTTCACCAATTATCCGGATGTTTTGGAAATGGTCTTAAAAAATCAGTAA
- a CDS encoding CapA family protein, whose product MNFNKLGHFLLLVAATLPLVGCSIATNADENSPIVFEDRNSPISPSPAKLKLEYTASLSAVGDILIHERVYLDAKKENSYDFNPMLEKVTPFLEQADLTIANSESVVGGSEIGLSTYPAFNSPYEIGAALKNSGVDVVTLANNHTLDRGILAIENAIQYWHQIGMVHTGAALSSDDRAEVTLVTRNNITFSFLSYTYGTNGIPTPVGMDYLVNRIDPLIIQQDLKRAREVSDVVVLSLHFGQEYEHMPNAEQMELAHFSAENGADIILGHHPHVLQPPEWIETTDGRKVFAVYSLGNFLSGQDGLDRQIGAILHLDIVKSVTADSSNITLRNPAFTTTFVKSSNDKNYDMDLLKNIDKNLNSATKAHLSTWIKDLEFIE is encoded by the coding sequence GTGAACTTTAACAAATTAGGTCATTTTCTATTATTAGTTGCTGCAACCCTTCCTCTTGTTGGATGCTCAATTGCTACTAACGCCGACGAAAATTCGCCAATAGTTTTTGAAGACCGAAATTCTCCAATCTCCCCTAGTCCTGCAAAGCTGAAATTAGAATATACCGCTTCGCTATCTGCTGTTGGAGATATTCTAATTCATGAACGTGTTTACTTAGATGCTAAAAAAGAAAATAGCTATGACTTCAATCCTATGCTCGAGAAAGTTACGCCTTTTCTCGAACAGGCTGATTTAACCATCGCCAATTCTGAGAGTGTGGTTGGGGGAAGTGAAATCGGACTTTCTACTTATCCTGCCTTTAACAGTCCGTACGAAATAGGCGCTGCGTTAAAAAATTCTGGTGTAGATGTTGTCACACTGGCAAATAACCACACGCTAGATCGAGGAATACTGGCTATCGAAAATGCGATTCAGTACTGGCATCAAATTGGCATGGTGCATACCGGCGCAGCGTTATCGAGCGATGATCGAGCAGAAGTTACATTAGTAACACGTAACAATATTACGTTTTCTTTTCTATCTTATACGTACGGTACAAATGGAATTCCAACGCCTGTCGGAATGGATTACTTGGTGAACCGTATCGATCCTTTAATTATCCAACAAGATTTAAAACGTGCGAGAGAAGTATCTGATGTGGTCGTTTTAAGTCTGCATTTTGGTCAAGAATATGAACACATGCCGAATGCTGAACAAATGGAATTGGCTCATTTTTCTGCTGAAAATGGTGCTGATATTATTTTAGGGCACCATCCTCACGTTTTGCAGCCACCTGAATGGATTGAAACTACAGACGGAAGAAAAGTTTTTGCAGTATATTCGCTTGGTAACTTTTTATCGGGCCAAGACGGATTAGACCGACAAATTGGTGCCATTTTGCATCTTGATATTGTGAAAAGTGTGACAGCTGACTCTAGCAACATTACTTTGCGAAATCCCGCCTTTACAACAACTTTTGTCAAAAGCTCTAATGACAAAAACTACGACATGGACTTGTTGAAAAATATCGATAAAAATTTAAATTCTGCCACAAAAGCCCACTTATCTACATGGATTAAAGACCTAGAGTTTATCGAATAA
- a CDS encoding GtrA family protein — protein MENSPKRKAAIQPLQFTIIGISNAAVDIGSLNLLLLLYPTNQSGTLALINTIAYCLAISNSYYWNSRITFRRSAKGSRKEILFFVLQGLFSLLINNGVFLSSNLLLQFIDMSNWSRLNLAKTLAMFASFIASFFMIKYFVFKERNSRNTNF, from the coding sequence ATGGAGAATAGCCCAAAACGAAAAGCAGCTATTCAGCCACTTCAATTTACCATAATCGGAATTTCCAATGCGGCAGTAGATATCGGTTCGCTCAATTTATTGTTACTTTTATACCCGACTAACCAGAGCGGAACTTTAGCGCTGATTAATACGATTGCCTATTGCTTGGCGATTAGCAATAGTTATTACTGGAATTCTAGAATTACCTTTCGCCGTTCTGCTAAAGGCAGTCGAAAAGAAATACTCTTTTTTGTCCTGCAAGGTCTATTTAGCTTACTAATTAATAATGGCGTATTTTTAAGTTCCAACTTGTTGTTACAATTTATCGATATGTCTAATTGGTCTCGCCTTAATCTTGCAAAAACTCTGGCGATGTTTGCCTCTTTTATCGCTAGCTTTTTCATGATTAAATACTTTGTTTTTAAAGAAAGAAACTCTCGGAATACTAACTTTTAG
- a CDS encoding glycosyltransferase family 4 protein — MKILIVTETFLPSTDGIVTRLTACIQWLHRDGHEIQIIAPDLGVKIFDGALVKGIPAFAFPFYRSKKFAFPNRLVKKYMIDFNPDVVHIVNPAVVGYSGISYAKKLAIPMVASYHTNIPQYMAYYKLGKLDWIMWWFIKKMHNSADLNLCTSQTVLRELKEKGFERLHVWKRGVDTEKFHPKHARADMRSRLTNGENNKILLLYVGRLAAEKEIEKIRDVLLTSNQFCLAIIGDGPHRKELETYFNKTQTVFTGFIHDDELASAFASADVFVFPSTTETLGLVIMEAMASGLPVVAAESGPTKEQVIDRKNGLLYDSKDPESFKQTILQLEDIDFRQQLAQQALLDIADLGWAAVAEQIRDVYEQVTETNTMDSFQTID, encoded by the coding sequence ATGAAAATTCTAATTGTCACTGAAACTTTTCTGCCTTCAACTGACGGGATTGTGACGAGATTAACAGCTTGCATTCAGTGGTTGCATAGAGACGGTCATGAAATTCAAATCATTGCGCCCGATTTGGGTGTCAAAATTTTTGATGGCGCCCTTGTCAAAGGGATTCCTGCATTCGCTTTTCCTTTTTATCGATCTAAAAAATTTGCTTTTCCAAATCGACTCGTTAAAAAATATATGATCGATTTTAATCCCGATGTCGTCCATATAGTTAATCCCGCTGTTGTTGGCTATTCTGGTATCTCTTATGCCAAAAAACTAGCAATTCCTATGGTGGCTTCTTACCACACCAATATTCCACAATACATGGCATATTACAAACTTGGTAAATTAGATTGGATTATGTGGTGGTTTATAAAAAAAATGCATAATTCAGCAGACCTTAATCTATGCACATCTCAAACTGTATTAAGAGAATTAAAAGAAAAAGGGTTTGAGCGATTGCATGTTTGGAAACGTGGTGTTGATACTGAAAAATTCCACCCTAAACATGCTAGAGCGGACATGCGCTCTCGCCTAACTAATGGGGAAAACAACAAAATTCTGTTACTCTACGTTGGACGTTTAGCTGCAGAAAAAGAAATCGAAAAAATTCGTGATGTCTTACTAACTTCAAATCAGTTTTGCTTGGCTATTATCGGTGATGGTCCCCACCGGAAAGAACTTGAAACTTATTTCAATAAAACACAAACCGTGTTCACTGGATTTATTCATGATGATGAATTGGCTTCAGCTTTTGCCTCTGCAGATGTCTTTGTCTTCCCTTCAACTACAGAAACATTAGGGTTAGTAATTATGGAAGCAATGGCTTCTGGATTACCTGTAGTTGCAGCTGAAAGTGGTCCTACAAAAGAACAAGTGATAGATCGCAAAAATGGTCTTTTATACGACTCAAAAGATCCAGAAAGCTTTAAGCAAACTATTCTACAACTAGAAGATATTGATTTTCGTCAACAACTAGCTCAACAAGCTTTATTAGATATTGCAGATCTCGGTTGGGCTGCTGTAGCAGAACAAATTCGCGATGTGTATGAACAAGTTACCGAAACCAATACAATGGATTCTTTTCAAACTATCGATTAA
- a CDS encoding NAD-dependent epimerase/dehydratase family protein, translating into MRIIIAGGDGFCGWPTALHLSQKGHDVTIIDNMIRREMDKELTSNSLTPIASLEERVAKWRELTGKELRTYEGDLQDFKFLKKVLELEQPEAFVHFAEQRSAPYSMIDRDHAVFTQVNNVVGTLNVLYGIKDIVPDCHLIKLGTMGEYGTPNIPIEEGYIEIEHKGRKDRLPFPKQPGSYYHLSKVHDSHNIMFACRIWGIRATDLNQGIVYGLSTKETQLDPMLANRLDYDSIFGTALNRFIIQAAIEHDLTVYGKGGQTRGFLNIEDTVRCIEIAAENPAEPGEFRVFNQFTEDFSVLELAQMVQKVAAREGLTVGISHLENPRVEVEEHFYEAVNTNLLDLGLEPHLLTDDVIREVLKLALVHKNRVIKENVLPTVKWK; encoded by the coding sequence ATGAGGATTATTATTGCTGGAGGAGACGGGTTTTGTGGTTGGCCAACTGCTTTGCATTTATCCCAAAAAGGACATGATGTTACCATTATTGACAATATGATTAGAAGAGAGATGGATAAAGAACTCACTTCAAATTCACTCACGCCAATTGCTTCTCTTGAAGAACGCGTAGCTAAATGGAGAGAACTGACCGGAAAAGAACTACGTACATATGAGGGTGATTTACAAGACTTCAAGTTTTTAAAAAAGGTTCTTGAACTAGAACAACCTGAAGCCTTTGTTCATTTTGCCGAACAACGATCTGCGCCCTACTCTATGATTGATCGGGATCACGCTGTTTTCACGCAAGTTAATAATGTGGTCGGCACGCTCAACGTGTTGTATGGCATAAAAGATATCGTCCCCGACTGTCATTTGATCAAGCTTGGAACAATGGGTGAATATGGTACACCGAACATTCCGATAGAAGAAGGTTATATCGAAATCGAACACAAAGGTCGCAAAGATCGTTTACCTTTCCCTAAACAACCGGGTTCTTACTACCACCTTTCTAAAGTGCATGACAGCCATAATATTATGTTCGCCTGTAGAATTTGGGGAATTCGTGCAACAGATTTAAATCAAGGAATCGTTTATGGACTTTCAACAAAAGAAACTCAATTAGATCCCATGTTGGCAAATCGACTTGATTATGACTCAATTTTTGGAACAGCTTTGAATCGTTTTATTATACAAGCAGCTATCGAGCATGATTTAACGGTTTATGGAAAAGGTGGACAAACTCGTGGATTTTTAAATATAGAAGATACGGTGAGGTGCATTGAGATTGCTGCTGAAAACCCAGCCGAACCAGGTGAGTTTCGTGTATTTAACCAATTTACTGAGGATTTCTCAGTACTCGAATTGGCACAAATGGTACAAAAAGTAGCGGCTAGAGAAGGTCTCACTGTCGGCATTAGTCATTTGGAAAATCCTCGAGTAGAAGTAGAAGAGCATTTTTATGAAGCGGTGAATACTAATTTATTAGATTTGGGGTTAGAACCTCATTTACTAACGGACGATGTTATACGTGAAGTATTAAAACTCGCCCTCGTCCACAAAAATCGTGTGATTAAAGAAAATGTTTTACCTACTGTTAAGTGGAAGTAG
- a CDS encoding Na+/H+ antiporter, with translation MDLLLTIFLLLICLLISNVVSHYTPFIPTALIQVALGVILVLMYEDFSFDIETEWFLLLFIAPLLFNDGSRFPREELWRMKGPILGNAIILVLLTTVVGGYYIHWLIEEIPLAAAFALAAILSPTDPVAVNGIAQRIRIPQKVLSLVRGESLINDASGLVAFNYAVAAVVTGYFSLSEAIFDFSYKFLIGGILGLTLGLLIISIRLVLRKQGINDVTFHTLLQIMTPFLIFIVTEELLHASGVIAVVVAGIVHSLVREQTETLIAEEQVLTENIWTIILFILNGVVFLLLGLSIPTSMSGVLENLEINLWLLLLYVLAVGLMILGIRFIWAYLFSLYEYHYGKMKSAAKPSLKLTLYISLTGVRGTVTMVGVLSLPFLLENGEAFPNRALLLFLAAGTILFTLIVATIFLPLLSKGQMAGSETTEKMDLNEAQRRILLASIRKIKAEITEENEAVAYELIEEYELHFRYIQTEEVTKAQANKKYQRKIRELRLKALKLERKYVQKQYRNKKMKEEVYDAFEKSLNRREEVVADNARSTMLYLQGKLIRAWRRFRGQNSREEETRLVEFQEGLQLQLEALQEALSGLEAHAKKYEPKEIIDAVISDYKQMTSRLKKPEALYDEKYELQKEELRVVVMDMGRSVIYKMYVAGEITREQAKELRRYIHNVESVTLYETNE, from the coding sequence ATGGACTTATTGCTTACAATTTTTTTATTGTTGATTTGTTTGTTGATATCAAACGTTGTCAGTCACTATACGCCTTTTATTCCAACTGCTTTAATCCAAGTAGCTCTTGGAGTGATTTTGGTGCTCATGTACGAAGACTTTTCATTTGATATTGAAACGGAATGGTTTTTACTGCTGTTTATTGCGCCGTTATTGTTCAATGACGGCAGTCGTTTTCCAAGAGAAGAACTGTGGAGGATGAAAGGACCGATTTTGGGCAATGCAATCATACTCGTATTGCTGACTACAGTCGTTGGAGGCTATTATATTCATTGGCTGATAGAAGAAATACCACTTGCGGCAGCATTTGCGTTAGCAGCTATTCTGTCACCAACAGACCCAGTAGCAGTTAATGGCATTGCACAGCGAATTCGTATTCCACAAAAAGTATTGAGTCTTGTTAGAGGTGAGTCGCTGATTAATGATGCATCAGGACTTGTTGCATTTAATTATGCAGTGGCTGCTGTTGTCACAGGCTATTTTTCATTATCGGAAGCTATATTCGATTTTTCCTATAAATTTTTGATTGGTGGAATTTTGGGTCTTACGCTTGGATTATTAATCATTAGCATTCGTTTAGTTTTACGGAAGCAAGGAATTAATGACGTTACATTTCATACATTACTGCAAATTATGACTCCATTTTTAATTTTTATCGTAACTGAAGAGCTTCTTCACGCATCAGGGGTAATCGCGGTAGTTGTGGCAGGGATTGTACATTCATTAGTAAGAGAACAAACAGAAACGTTAATCGCGGAAGAACAAGTGTTAACTGAAAATATCTGGACGATTATTCTCTTTATCCTAAATGGAGTAGTCTTTTTACTATTGGGATTAAGCATACCGACTTCGATGAGCGGTGTGCTCGAAAATTTGGAGATTAACTTATGGTTGCTGTTGCTTTACGTTTTAGCAGTTGGCCTGATGATTCTTGGCATTCGCTTTATCTGGGCTTATTTATTTTCTCTGTATGAATATCATTATGGAAAAATGAAAAGTGCAGCCAAGCCAAGTTTGAAATTGACTTTGTATATCAGCTTAACGGGGGTACGAGGGACCGTTACAATGGTTGGGGTATTATCTTTGCCATTTTTATTGGAAAACGGAGAGGCATTTCCAAACCGTGCACTTCTCTTATTCTTGGCAGCTGGGACGATTCTTTTTACGTTAATAGTTGCAACTATTTTCTTGCCTTTACTTAGTAAAGGTCAAATGGCAGGTAGTGAGACTACTGAAAAAATGGATCTGAACGAAGCCCAGCGGCGTATTTTGTTGGCGTCAATACGAAAGATAAAAGCTGAAATCACAGAAGAAAACGAAGCTGTCGCCTACGAGTTAATCGAAGAATACGAATTGCATTTTCGTTATATTCAAACAGAAGAAGTTACAAAAGCTCAAGCGAATAAAAAATATCAACGCAAAATACGAGAACTTCGCTTGAAAGCCTTAAAGCTTGAACGTAAGTATGTGCAAAAACAATACCGCAATAAAAAAATGAAAGAAGAAGTATATGATGCATTTGAAAAGTCATTAAACCGTCGGGAAGAAGTGGTCGCTGATAATGCACGTTCGACTATGTTGTATTTACAAGGTAAACTTATTCGAGCGTGGAGGCGTTTTAGAGGTCAAAATTCTCGCGAAGAAGAGACGCGTTTGGTCGAATTTCAAGAAGGGTTACAACTTCAATTAGAAGCGTTACAAGAAGCGCTTTCTGGATTGGAAGCACATGCTAAAAAGTATGAACCGAAAGAAATCATAGACGCAGTCATCTCAGATTACAAACAAATGACCAGTCGTTTAAAGAAACCAGAAGCATTGTACGATGAAAAATACGAATTGCAAAAAGAAGAGTTGCGGGTAGTTGTTATGGATATGGGGCGCTCTGTCATTTATAAAATGTATGTAGCAGGAGAAATTACGAGAGAGCAGGCAAAAGAACTGAGACGCTATATTCATAATGTTGAAAGTGTCACGCTTTACGAAACTAATGAGTAA
- a CDS encoding MFS transporter has protein sequence MMKSYIDSPDKLKKLYRRTLWVVALAQIFAGVGLTAGVTVAALLASDMLGTDRYAGVPVVFFTIGSAGAALIIGRLSQRFSRRIGLASGFLTGAFGALGVVVAALSNNIFLLFISLVIYGAGMATNLQARYAGTDLATVKQRGTAISVALVSLTLGAFAGPNLVGVMGSFAESINIPSLAGPFILAAAAFSLAGFVILILLRPDPLQVSKALAAHLQTLEESSEVVEKDDSAIDRKGVILGATVMVLTQLIMVAIMTMTPIHMGHYGHDLGDIGLVISIHVVAMYLPSIVTGILVDKLGRIFMTAAAGVTFMAAGLVAALGPSESIIGLMFALGLLGLGWNFGFISGTTLVVDSTDPTTRAKTQGTVDVLIALAGATGGGLSGMIMAQSSFAAMSLGGGFLALALIPVVLWSTKKTIV, from the coding sequence ATGATGAAAAGCTATATCGACTCGCCTGACAAATTAAAAAAACTGTATCGTCGAACTTTATGGGTTGTTGCACTTGCTCAAATCTTCGCTGGGGTTGGGCTAACAGCTGGAGTAACAGTCGCTGCTCTTCTTGCTTCAGACATGCTTGGAACAGACCGATACGCGGGTGTACCAGTGGTTTTTTTCACGATAGGCTCGGCAGGGGCAGCACTTATCATTGGCAGACTTTCTCAACGGTTTAGTCGACGGATAGGTTTAGCATCAGGATTTCTAACGGGTGCATTTGGTGCGTTAGGAGTTGTTGTTGCTGCGTTATCGAATAATATCTTTTTACTGTTTATATCTTTAGTGATTTATGGTGCAGGGATGGCCACAAATTTACAAGCGCGCTATGCAGGGACAGACTTAGCTACAGTTAAGCAACGTGGTACTGCGATTAGCGTAGCATTGGTATCATTAACCTTAGGTGCGTTTGCCGGACCGAATTTAGTTGGGGTTATGGGCAGCTTTGCAGAATCTATTAATATTCCGTCTTTGGCCGGTCCTTTTATTTTGGCTGCGGCAGCATTTAGTCTAGCAGGATTCGTTATTTTAATTTTATTAAGACCAGATCCACTTCAAGTTTCCAAAGCTTTAGCAGCACATTTACAAACGCTTGAAGAAAGTTCGGAAGTGGTGGAAAAAGACGATTCTGCTATCGATAGAAAGGGTGTTATCCTTGGCGCAACCGTAATGGTATTAACACAGTTAATCATGGTAGCGATTATGACGATGACGCCAATTCATATGGGGCATTATGGTCACGACCTTGGAGACATTGGATTAGTCATCAGCATACATGTAGTTGCCATGTACTTGCCCTCAATTGTCACAGGAATACTTGTGGATAAGCTGGGTCGAATTTTTATGACAGCCGCCGCCGGGGTCACATTTATGGCAGCAGGTTTAGTTGCGGCATTGGGACCAAGTGAATCGATAATAGGTTTAATGTTCGCACTAGGTTTACTAGGGCTTGGGTGGAATTTTGGATTTATTAGCGGTACGACATTGGTGGTGGATTCAACCGATCCAACTACGCGCGCAAAAACGCAAGGAACAGTCGATGTATTAATCGCTTTAGCTGGTGCTACAGGCGGGGGACTTTCCGGCATGATTATGGCACAGTCTAGTTTTGCTGCCATGTCTTTAGGTGGTGGATTTCTTGCACTTGCATTAATTCCTGTTGTCCTCTGGTCGACTAAAAAGACGATAGTTTAG
- a CDS encoding 3-ketoacyl-ACP reductase produces the protein MQNLTGKNALITGAGRGIGRATAIAFAAEGINVGLVGRTAENLEKVAAELAQYSVKTVFAVADVADQDSVNAAVEHVLTELGSIDILINNAGIGKFGNFLDLSPEEFKAIIDTNLMGVYYVTRAVLPQMIERQSGDIINISSTAGQKGAPVTSAYSASKFGLMGLTESLMLEVRKHNIRVSALTPSTVATDLAIGENLTDGNPDKVMQPEDLAEMMVAQLKLHPRVLLKSAGLWSTNP, from the coding sequence ATGCAAAACTTAACAGGTAAAAATGCGTTAATTACAGGAGCAGGACGAGGGATTGGCCGCGCTACAGCTATTGCTTTTGCAGCAGAAGGTATAAACGTTGGACTTGTAGGACGCACTGCTGAAAACCTAGAGAAAGTTGCAGCAGAACTCGCGCAATACAGCGTGAAAACTGTTTTTGCAGTGGCTGATGTTGCCGATCAAGATTCAGTAAATGCTGCAGTTGAACACGTTTTGACTGAACTTGGATCGATTGATATTTTGATCAATAATGCAGGCATTGGGAAATTCGGTAACTTCCTTGATTTATCACCTGAAGAATTCAAAGCAATTATCGATACTAACTTGATGGGTGTGTATTATGTAACACGCGCTGTATTGCCGCAAATGATCGAGCGTCAATCAGGTGATATTATCAATATTTCATCAACTGCTGGACAAAAAGGTGCACCCGTAACAAGCGCTTATAGCGCTTCGAAATTTGGTCTTATGGGATTAACAGAATCGTTAATGCTAGAAGTGAGAAAACACAATATCCGTGTTAGTGCTTTAACACCAAGTACAGTTGCAACTGACTTAGCGATAGGCGAAAACTTAACTGATGGCAATCCTGATAAAGTAATGCAGCCAGAAGATTTAGCTGAAATGATGGTGGCTCAATTAAAACTTCACCCTCGTGTGTTATTGAAATCAGCTGGGCTTTGGTCTACAAACCCGTAA
- the cysK gene encoding cysteine synthase A, producing the protein MKPYNNIIELIGDTPVVKLQRIVPEGAADVYVKLEMFNPSKSVKDRAAFNMIKMAEEDGLLQPGATIIEPTSGNTGIGLAMVAAAKGYRSILVLPDNATKERINLLKAFGSEVVLTPSDAKMPGAISKALELQKEIPNSFIPQQFENKANPDIHRTTTALEILEQMNGKLDAFVASAGTGGTITGTGETLKEHLPELYIAVVEPKGSPVLSGGKPGKHKLVGTSPGFIPSILNTKIYDEIMAIQDEDAIDIFKRVAREEGIFVGPSAGATIYAAIEIAKRLGSGKKVLCIAPDTGERYLSMNLFDE; encoded by the coding sequence ATGAAACCATATAATAATATTATTGAATTGATTGGCGATACACCGGTTGTAAAATTGCAACGCATTGTACCAGAAGGCGCAGCTGATGTGTATGTCAAGCTCGAAATGTTCAATCCATCTAAAAGTGTTAAAGACCGCGCTGCTTTTAATATGATCAAGATGGCTGAAGAAGATGGCTTGCTTCAACCAGGTGCAACCATTATTGAACCGACGAGTGGCAATACCGGGATTGGTCTCGCCATGGTCGCGGCAGCAAAAGGTTATCGCTCAATCCTCGTGTTGCCAGATAACGCAACAAAAGAACGTATTAACTTATTAAAAGCATTTGGTTCTGAAGTTGTGTTAACACCGAGTGATGCTAAAATGCCTGGTGCTATTAGTAAAGCGCTTGAGTTGCAGAAGGAAATCCCAAACAGCTTTATCCCTCAACAATTCGAGAACAAAGCCAATCCAGATATTCACCGGACGACAACTGCGCTCGAAATTTTAGAGCAAATGAACGGTAAATTAGATGCATTTGTGGCATCAGCTGGAACTGGCGGTACCATTACAGGTACCGGTGAAACATTAAAAGAGCATTTGCCGGAACTTTATATCGCAGTTGTGGAACCTAAAGGATCACCTGTCTTGTCTGGCGGTAAACCGGGTAAACATAAATTAGTGGGAACAAGCCCTGGATTTATTCCGAGCATCTTAAATACTAAAATATACGATGAAATTATGGCTATCCAAGATGAAGATGCGATTGATATTTTTAAACGCGTTGCTCGCGAAGAAGGTATTTTTGTCGGTCCATCTGCAGGCGCAACCATTTACGCAGCGATCGAAATAGCAAAACGCCTTGGTAGTGGCAAAAAAGTATTATGCATCGCACCTGATACTGGAGAACGTTACTTAAGTATGAATTTATTTGACGAATAA
- a CDS encoding sulfurtransferase yields MEQIPLIVTTQWLEQRLGDPKLCIIDATVFMELSEKGGPPAVWSGKASYEEGHIAGAIHIDVLKDLSDPQSALPFTVPSRDYFIHKMTLLGIGDDMHIVIYDQGALVGNPVTASYWASRLAWQMHYEGFENIAILEGGLPKWKKENRPLSIVPGSYAQTSFTGQRRSELLATKEDVKRAMDDDNTILINSLSSEDYRGESGAYVRKGHIPSSHNVFFGIHADQQSNEVHDDDVLRQQFEKVDALNPTKKVITYCGGGLAATWTALMLNKLGQKNVAVYDGSLNEWVSDPTCPLVTES; encoded by the coding sequence TTGGAACAAATTCCATTAATCGTCACCACGCAGTGGCTTGAACAACGATTAGGTGATCCGAAGTTATGCATTATTGATGCTACTGTATTTATGGAGCTATCCGAAAAAGGAGGACCACCTGCAGTTTGGTCAGGAAAAGCTTCATATGAAGAAGGACATATAGCAGGTGCGATCCACATCGATGTGTTAAAGGATTTATCAGATCCACAATCTGCGCTGCCTTTTACAGTACCATCGCGTGATTATTTTATTCACAAAATGACTCTACTTGGTATAGGTGACGATATGCATATCGTTATATACGACCAAGGAGCTTTAGTAGGGAATCCAGTGACAGCATCTTATTGGGCATCGCGATTAGCCTGGCAAATGCACTACGAAGGTTTTGAAAACATTGCAATTCTAGAAGGTGGTTTACCAAAATGGAAAAAAGAAAATCGTCCGTTGTCCATTGTGCCGGGAAGTTATGCACAAACGAGCTTTACAGGTCAACGCCGTTCAGAATTGCTTGCTACTAAAGAAGACGTGAAGCGAGCAATGGATGATGACAACACCATTCTTATAAATAGCTTATCGTCAGAAGATTATCGAGGCGAAAGTGGAGCATATGTGAGAAAAGGACATATTCCGAGCAGTCACAATGTGTTTTTCGGTATTCATGCAGATCAGCAGTCAAACGAAGTACACGACGATGATGTATTACGCCAGCAGTTTGAAAAAGTAGATGCTTTAAATCCAACTAAAAAAGTGATCACGTATTGCGGTGGTGGACTTGCTGCAACGTGGACCGCTTTAATGTTAAATAAGCTTGGTCAAAAAAATGTGGCCGTATATGATGGTTCGTTGAACGAATGGGTGAGTGATCCGACTTGTCCACTTGTGACCGAAAGCTAA